The genomic interval GACGACCATCATGTTCCGCTGCATCTTTCCGAACGTGATGAGCGGCGTGCTGTCCGGCGCCTTCATCACGCTTGCGATCGTCATGGGCGAATTCACCTTCGCCGCCCTGCTCAACCGCCCGGCCTTCGGCCCCTACCTGCAGCTCGTCGGCGCCAACAAGGCCTATGAACCCTCGGCGCTCGCCGTCATCGCTTTCTCGATCACCTGGCTCAGCATGGGCCTGCTCAACCTCGTTTCTCGCTTCGGCAAAGCCCGCCCGGCAAAGGCTTAAGGTAACCGGCTCATGTCTTTTCTCACACTGAACAACATTCAGAAGTCCTTCGGCCCGGTTCAGGTCGTCAAGAATTTCAACATGAACATCGAGAAGGGCGAGTTCATCTCCTTCCTCGGGCCGTCCGGCTGCGGCAAGACGACCGTTCTGCGCATGATCGCCGGCTTCGAGACCCCTACCGGCGGCACGTTGACCATCAACGGCAAGGATCAGAGCACGCTGAAGCCCAACCAGCGCAATATCGGCATGGTCTTCCAGGCCTATGCCCTGTTCCCGAACATGTCCGTGCATGACAACGTCGCCTTCGGCCTCAAGGTCGCCGGCGCGCCGAAGCCCGAAATCGACGCCCGCGTGAAGGAGATGCTCGGCCTGATCAAGCTCGATCATCTGGCCGACCGCTACCCCTACCAGCTGTCTGGCGGCCAGCAGCAGCGCGTCGCACTTGCCCGCGCGCTCGCCGTCAAGCCGCAGGTGCTGCTGCTCGACGAGCCTCTGTCGGCGCTCGACGCTAAGATCCGCGTATCGCTGCGCGAGGAAATCCGCCAGATCCAGCAGCAACTCGGTATCACCACCGTCTTTGTCACCCACGACCAGGAAGAGGCTCTGTCGATCTCCGATCGAATCGTCGTGATGAATGCCGGCAAGGCCGATCAGATCGGCTCGCCCTTCGAGATCTACAACAAGCCGGCCACGCGCTTCGTTGCTTCCTTTGTCGGCACCTTGAACCTCATCGAAGCCAAGGTCGTCGATCCCGACGCCAACCTCATCCAGATCGGCGATCAGAAGATCACGCTGAAGCAGTCGGTCGCAGCCCACAAGGCCGGTGAAACCATCTCGCTGGCGCTGCGTCCGGAGGCAGGCTCGCTCTCCGACACCGCCCGAAGCGATACCGCGCTGACCGGCCAGGTCGTCTCGGCCCACTTCCTCGGCTCGGTCATCCGCACCCGGATGAATGTCGGCGGCAACGTCATCTCCTTCGACATGTTCAACAGCCCCGGCGTCACCCCGCCGCAGGCCGGCGAAACCGTGACGCTGCGCTTCATGGCCGCGGATTTGCTGATCATCCGCGATTGAGTTCACAAGCACCGCTCACGCAAAAGGCGCCGCAAAACGGCGCCTTTTTGTTACTCGGAATGATGCAGGAGACTGCAGCCTTGGGACGAAGGCATGGCCGCGAATCTCTTCTCCCCAGCGGGGAGAAGGGAAAGGACACCTCACCGGATCGCCCGATCGTCCGCGTCGAAGCGATGCACACGCTCCTGATCCGGAGTCGCGTAGACGACTTCGTCCGGCTCGTACTGGTGCTCTCCGAAGAGCCGCGCCGTCAGCAGACCGCACTGCTCCGATTCCAGATAGATGATCGTGTCGGCGCCGAGATGTTCGACATGCACGACCTTGGCGGCCCAGCTCCCCTGCTCGCGCGACAGCGTCATATGTTCGGGGCGCACGCCGATCGTCTTGGCGCTGTGATCGCCGACCTTCTCGGCCGCGATGAAATTCATCTGCGGCGATCCGATGAAGCCGGCGACGAAGACATTGGCCGGGCGGTTGTACAGTTCCATCGGTGAGCCGATCTGCTCGATCGCGCCGGCGTTCAACACCACGATCTTGTCGGCGAGCGTCATCGCCTCGACCTGGTCGTGGGTGACATAGATCATCGTCGCCTTGAGGCTACGGTGCAGCCGGGCGATTTCAAGCCGGGTCTGCACGCGCAGCGCCGCATCGAGGTTCGACAACGGCTCGTCGAACAGGAAGAGTTCCGGTTCGCGCACGATGGCGCGGCCGATCGCGACGCGCTGCCGCTGGCCGCCGGAGAGCTCGGCTGGCCGCCGCCCCAGATAAGGCGCAAGCGACAGCATGCCGGACGCCTTGCCAACGCGCTTTTCGATCTCGTCCTTCGACGTTCCCGCCTGCTTGAGGCCGAGGCCCATATTGTCCTTGACCGTGAGGTGCGGATAGAGCGCGTAGGACTGAAAGACCATGGCGATGCCGCGCTTGGCCGGGGGTGTCAGCGTCTCGTCGCGGCCGTTGATCACGACGGCGCCCGATGTCACATCCTCGAGGCCGGCGATGCTGCGCAACAGTGTCGACTTTCCGCAGCCCGACGGCCCGACAAAGATGACGAATTCGCCGTCCTTGACTTCGAGGTCGACGCCTTTCAGCACCTCATGCGTGCCATAGGTCTTGCGGATGGATTTGAGTTGAAGCGATCCCACTGTCTTTCCCTTACAATCTGACCGGCTGGCCGGTGCGCACGCTCTCGTCGGCGGCAAGGCAGATGCGCAGCGACGCCACAGCATCCGCCATATGGCGGTCGAGGTTCAGATCCTCGCGGATCGCCCTCAGCATGAAGGCCTGTTCCAGGTCGCAGAGCGCCTGATGACCGGGCTCGCCAGTCATCCTCATATCCTGGTCGGGCCGGATGAATTTGCCGTCAGGGCCGGTTTCAGCCGTGTGCAGACGGATCACGGATGTCTTGGTATGTGTATCGATGTTGTCCGACTTTGCGTTCGGATCCATGACGATCGACACCGCGCCCTTCGGCGACATCACATCCTTCACGAAGAAGGCGGTCTCCGAGATCATCGGCCCCCAGCCCGCCTCGTACCAACCGACCGAACCGTCCTCGAAAAGCACCTGCAGGTGACCGTAATTATACATGTCGGGGGCGATCTCGTCGGAGAGACGCAGCCCCATGCCGCGCACCTCGACGGCCCTGGCATCGGTGATCTGGCACATGACGTCGACATAATGGACGCCGCAATCGACGATCGGCGAGGTCGTGCGCATCAGCGACTTGTGCGTCGCCCATGTCGGACCGCTGGACTGCTGATTGAGGTTCATGCGGAATACGTAAGGCGGGCCGAGCTTGCGCGCCTCCTCGATCAGCTTCACCCAGGATGGATGATGGCGAAGGATATAACCGATCGCCAGCTTTTTCCCCGCAATCTTTGCAGCAGCCACGACGCACTCGGCGTCGGCGACGGTGGTTGCCAGCGGCTTTTCCACGAAGACATGGCAACCGGCCTCGAAAGCAGCGACGGCATAATCGGCATGGCTGTCGGAATAGGTATTGATCGAGCAGAGGTCCGGCTTCAGCTCGGCAAGCGCCGTCATGAAGTCGCGATGAACGGTATAGCCCTGCAATTCGGGTTCCAGCGCCGGCGTCGAGCGATTGACGAGGCCGACGATCTCGAAGCCGGGATTGTTGTGATAGGCGAGCGCGTGGCTGCGGCCCATATTGCCGAGACCGGCAACGAGGACACGGATCGGTTTCTCCAGGTTCACTTGACGGCTCCCGACGTGATGCCGCGGATCAGCTGCCGCGAGAAGATGACGTAGAGGATGAGGATCGGCAGGATCGCAAGCGACAGCGCCGCCAGCACCGCATTCCAGTTGGTGACAAACTGGCCGATGAAGATCTGCGAGCCGAGTGTGACCGTCTTGGTGGCTTCAGAAGGTGCGAGGATAAGGGGGAACCAGAGGTCGTTCCAGATTGGGATCATGGTGAAGACGGCAACCGTCGCCATGGCCGGGCGCACGAGCGGCAGCACTAGGCGGAAGAAGATCGCATATTCGGAAAGCCCGTCGATGCGCCCGGCATTCTTGAGGTCGTCCGAAACCGTGCGCATGAATTCCGACAGGATGAATATCGCAAGCGGTATGCCCTGCGCGGTATAGACGAGGATCAGCGCCGTCAGCGTATTGACGAGGCCGGCCGCCACCATGCCCTGCAGGATCGCCACCGTGCCCAGACGAATCGGGATCATGATGCCGATCGCCATGTAGAGCCCGAGCAGCATATTGCCGCGGAAGCGGTATTCCGACAGCGCGAAGGCGGCCATGGCTCCGAAGAGCAGCACCAGCAAGATCGAGGCGATCGTGACGATGAAGCTGTTCTGGAAATAGGTGGCGAAATCGCCCTGCCCCAGCACCGTCTGGTAGCCGACCAAGCTGAAGGTCGACGGCGTCGGTATCATCAGCGGCTCGCGGAAGATCGAGGAGCGATCCTTGAACGAGTTGACGATGGTCAGGAACACCGGAAACAGCGCGACCAGCGTATAGGCGCCGAGCGCCAGATGCACGAGACCGGTGCGGATCGGAGATGTGCGTGCCTTGGACATGCGCGCTCCTCAGAACTGGTAGCGACGCATGCGCCGCTGGATGACGAAGAGATAAAGCGAGACACCGGCGAGAATGATGAGGAACATCACCGTGGCGATCGTCGCGCCCATTGAGCGGTCCCCAAGCTGCAGCTGGAAACCGAAGAAGGTGCGGTAGAGCAGCGTGCCGAGAATGTCGGTCGACATGTCGGGCCCGGCAAGCGCCCCCTGCACCGTGTAGATCAGGTCGAAGGCGTTGAAATTGCCGACGAAGGTCAGGATCGAGATGATGCCGATTGCCGGCAGGATGAGCGGCAGCTTGATCTTCCAGAACTGGGCCCAGCCAGTGACGCCATCGCATTCGGCCGCCTCGATCACCTCTTCCGGGATGCTGAGAAGCGCTGCATAGATCAACATCATCGGGATACCGATATATTGCCAGTTGGAGATCAGCGACACGGCGATCAGCGCCGACCCCGGCTTGCCGAGCCAGGGCGCGAACAGGAATTTCAGGCCGATGAGATCGAGCATCCAGGGCGCGACACCCCAGATCGGCGAAAGGATCAGTTTCCAGATGAAGCCGACGATGACGAAGGAGAGCAGCGTCGGCAGGAATATCGCCGTACGATAGAAAGCAACTCCCTTCAGCTTCGGCACCGAAAGCAGGGCGGCAAGCGCAATACCGATCGGGTTCTGCACGCACATGTGGATGACGAAGAAGATCAGGTTGTTGACGAGCGCGTTCCAGAAATCTCGCGCCCAGCGCGGGTCGCCGAACAGCACCTTGAAATTCGCAAGACCGACGAAGGCCGGCTGCCCATCGACCGTGTTGTAGAGCGAAAGCCTGAGCGTCTCGATGAGCGGCAGCACCATGACGGCGGAATAGATGATCACCGCAGGCAGCATGAAGATGACGATGTGCCAGCGCACCGGGCGCTTGATCGGGACGATTTCGGCCGCGTTGTGGGTTTCGCTCATGGCTTTTGCCTGTTCTGTCGACTGGCCGCAATTTTGCGGGCGCAGATGGAAAACATTGCGCCTCACCCTAGCTCTCTGCCGCCTGGGAAGAGAGCGAACGCGCCCTGCTGATATGCTCTGTCGGGCTGGGAGGTCGCTTTCGAGTCACCTTCTCCCCGCAAGTGGGGAGAAGGTGGTTGGCAGGCCGGATGAGGGACTGCAGATTGCAGCCCCCCGATCATATTACTTCGCCGGCTTGTACCAGCTGTCGAGGCCCTTCTGCAGCTTCTCGGCAGCAACCTGCGGCGTATCCGTGCCGTTGATCACATTGGCCGATTCGACCCAGGTCTCGTTTTCGAGGTTCGGCGTGCCGCGCGACAGGATCTGGTAGGTCGAGCGCACGGTCGACTTGTACGGGCCGCGCCAGGACACGAATTCCTGGGCGAGCGGATCGGACATCTTGACCGGGTGGGAGTTCAGGCTGAAGAAGCCGGGCAGCGCGTTGGCATAGAGATCGGCGAATTCAGCCGAAGCGACCCAGCTCAGGAATTTCTTGACTTCCTCGGGATGCGTACTCTTCGCGTTGAGCGCGACGCCGATATCAGGATGGTCGGAAATGTACCCCTGGTCGCCGGCCTTCGGAACCGGCGGCGGGAAGGCGCCCATCCTGAACTGCGCCTGCGTGTTGAAGAGCGCAATCTCCCAGGAGCCGGCAGGGTAGATGGCGGCGCGGCCGAGCGTGAAAAGGTTCTGGCTGTCCGAATAGGTCTGGGCCTCGAAACCGTCACCGAGATAGGGCTTCCACTTGGCAAGTTCTTCAAACGGCTTGACCCATTCAGGATCGGTCAGCTTCTGCTTGCCGGCGATCAGGGCTTGGCGGCCCTCCTCACCCTTCCAATAGTTCGGGCCAATGTTCTGGTAGCCCATGGTCGCGGCTTCCCATAGATCTTTCGTGCCCATGGCGAGCGGAATATAGGTGCCGTCAGCCTTGATCTTGTCGAGGGCCGCGTAGAACTCGTCCTGCGTTTTCGGCACGGAGATGCCGAGCTTGTCGAAGGCATCCTTGTTGTAGATGAAGCCGTGGATGACCGATGCCATCGGCACGCAGAAGGTCGACTTGCCGTCGTCGGTCGTCCAGGCGGCCTTGGCGACCGGCGAGAAGTTCTCCATGCCCGGCAGACTGGTGATGTCGACAAGCTGTTTCTTGTTGAAGAGCTCGAGCGAGGTGAACGGACGGCAGGTGATGATGTCGCCTGCAGAACCGGCATCGAGCTTGGCGTTCAGCGAAGCATTGTATTCGGTCGGCGCGGTCGGCGAGAAGACGATCTTGATGCCCGGGTTCTTTGCTTCGAACGCCGGAATGATCTTCTCCTGCCAGATCTGCAGGTCGTCGTTACGCCAGCTTTCGAGCGTCAGCGTGACGTCGGCGGCATGGACGAGACCTGCCGACGTCAGCAGGCTAGAGGCAAGCAGCAAGCTTTTCAGAGCAGTGTTTTTCATTTCCCTCTCCTGTTGTCAGGCGCGAATGCGCCGTTTTTCGATCTGAAACAAGCAATTGGCGCGTCTGAGGAAACACCCAATGCCCCTTGGAGGGCCGCCAGCCGGCTGCCGGCCCCGAAAGCTCGATTGACCGATAGCGGATCACCTCGGTCGAACTGCGCGCCCTGCACCGGGCGCGGCGAAATGACGGTGGGAAAGCCGATGGATCCCGGAATTCACCACTGGCCCACAAGCCGGCGGATCGTTCTTTGATCATTCTCGAAGCGGCTCCGGCTGGCTTTGCTGCCGGTTTTCGTGGGCTTCGAAACGCTGTTCCCTTTTTTCGAATTAAGGCCAAAAAAATACCAATTGTCCAGTCGAAAATTAACTTTTTGGCTTCCAAAAACTCGTTAAGGAATTTTAGCAAACAAAATCAGAATGATAAAAAGGCGAAATTTCTCCATCATTCCCACTTGGTAAATGGTATTTTTTTGGTATTGTATAGAAAACACGGGGAACGGCATATTCGGAGGGCCGATGACGGAGCTTGCAATCGGCATAGACGGCGGCGGAACGAGCTGCCGGGCAGCGGTCGCGGATAGAGACGGCAATGTTCTCGGCCGCGGCAAATCGGGCCCTGCCAATATCCTGTCCGATCTGGAAAACTCGCTTCTCAACATCGTCGAAGCCGCCCGGCAGGCGCTGCGCGATGCCGGGCTCGAGGCTGAAGCCCTTTCGTCCATCGCATCAGTCGTCGGCGTCGCCGGCGCCAATGTCATGGACTACGGCCAACGAATCGAAGGAGCCCTGCCCTTTGCCGAAGGCCGTGTCGTTACCGATGCCTTGATCTCACTCCAGGGGGCGCTCGGCGATGCAGACGGCATCGTCGGCGCATTCGGCACCGGCTCGGTCTATAATGCCCGCAGGGATGGCCGGCTGAAGGGTATCGGCGGCTGGGGCTTCGTCGTCGGCGACCAGGCGAGCGGCGCCCGCCTCGGCCGCGACCTCATGGAGCGGTCGCTGCTCGCCCATGACAGGGTGCGCCCGGCATCGCCGATCACAGAAGCGGTCATGGCCGAATACGGGGACGACCCGGAGCAGATCGTCGATTTTGCCCATACGGCACGGCCGAAGGATTTCGCCCGTTACGCGCCCATGGTCTTCAAGCATGCCGCCGAGGGTGATGCCGTCGCGGTCGATATCGTCAGGGATGCCGCAACGGCGATCGCCGAAAGCCTCGATACTCTCCTCTGGCCGGAATGCCCGTCGATCTGCCTTCTCGGCGGCCTTGCCGAAGCCTACGAGCCGTGGCTTTCCGAACGCTACAAGCCGCTGCTTGCCAGACCGAAGAACGATGCCCTGCAGGGCGCGGTGGAACTTGCCGTCAAGCTTTTGAACGGCCAGCAGAGAGGTGAGGCATGACCGACGACCTCGCCACCCTCCTGTCCTTGCAGCGCCTGCAGGCGGCCGGCACGGGCCCGCTCTACGTTAAGCTGCGCCGCACACTCGAAGAAGCCGTGCGCGCCGGCACGCTCGGCCACGGCGATGCCCTGCCGCCGGAGCGCGACATCGCCGAATTTGCCGCCGTCAGCCGCGTCACCGTGCGCAAGGCGATCGACGAGCTCGTCGCCGACGGCCTGCTGGTTCGCCGCCACGGCTCGGGCACCTTCGTCGCCAAGCCGGTATCCAAGGTCGAGCAACGGCTGTCGCAGCTCACCTCCTTCACCGAGGATATGGCGCGCCGCGGCATGTCCTCCCGCTCCGAATGGCTGCACAAGGGCATTCACACCCCCTCACCCGACGAAATGATGATCCTCGGCCTCGCCGCCGACGTGAAGGTTTCGCGCCTCTCGCGCCTGCGTATCGCCGATGACCAGCCGCTGGCGATCGAGAACGCCAGCGTCTCCGGCGAATTCCTGCCGGATCCCTCCATCGTCACCACTTCGCTCTACGCCGAACTCGAACGTCGCCAGGTTCGTCCGGTGCGCGCCGTTCAGCGTATCTCGGCAACCAATATGAAAGAAGCCGATGCCCAGCTTCTCGGCGTCCCCTTGGGTGCGGCCGGCCTGTCGATCGAGCGTATCTCCTATCTCGGCTCCGGCCGCGCCGTGGAATTCACCCGCTCGCTTTATCGCGGCGACGCTTATGACTTCGTGGCCGAGCTGACGATCGGGGTGACATGAGCCCGACAGCCTGACCATGGGAAATTATCGAGCAGCATCAAAAGCATGAAGCCGGAAAGTGAATCACTTTCCGGCTTCAACGTCTCTTGATTCATCGCATTAAGAACGGTGGCGAGCAGTCTTTATGCCGCGTCCTCGATCTCCTCGTCCGCCTTGCGCGGCACGTAGTTCAGCACCGGTCCGAGCCAACGCTCGACCTCGGACACCTCCATACCCTTGCGCTTCGCATAGTCTTCCACCTGATCCCGCTCCACCTTGGCGACGCCGAAATAATAGGAGTCGGGATGGCCGATATAGATGCCGGATACGGACGAGCCGGGCCACATCGCATAGCTCTCCGTCAGCTTCACGCCGGCCGCCTTTTCCGCATTAAGCAGCCTGAAGAGCGTTGCCTTTTCGGTGTGGTCGGGCTGGGCGGGATAGCCGGGCGCCGGGCGGATGCCGGCATAGGCTTCGCCGATGAGCTCCTCATTGCTGAGATGCTCATCTCTCGCATAGCCCCAATAGTCGCGCCGCACCTCTTCATGCATGCGCTCGGCAAAGGCCTCCGCGAAGCGGTCGGCCAGCGCCTTGACGAGAATCGACGAGTAATCGTCGTTCGACCGCTCGAAGCGTTCGGCGATGGCGATTTCCTCGATGCCGGCCGTGACCACGAAGCCGCCGACATAGTCCTGCACGCCGCTTGTGACAGGCGCAACGAAGTCCGAAAGCGCCACATTCGCCCGCCCGTCCCGCTTCGACAGCTGCTGGCGCAGCGTGTAGAAGGTGGCGAGCTCCTGTTTGCGGCTTTCGTCAGTGAAGAGGCGGATATCGTCGCCGACGGCACCGGCCGGCCAGAAGCCGATGACAGCGCGCGGACGGAACCACTTCTCGTCAATGATCTTCTTCAGCATCGCCTGGGCATCAGCCCAGAGCGCACGCGCCGCCTCGCCCTGCTTCTCGTCTTCGAGAATGGCGGGGAAACGGCCGCGCAATTCCCAGGTCTGGAAGAACGGCGTCCAGTCGATGTATCTGGCAAGCTCGGCGAGATCGTAATCCTCGAATACGCGCGTGCCGAAGAATTGCGGCTTCGTCGGCTGATAGGCCGACCAGTCGGTCTTGTGCGCATTGTCGCGGGCGCGGGCCAGCGGCAGGCGCACCTTCTCGGCCTCGCTGCGGGCATGAGCGGCCGCCACCTTGGCATATTCGGCTCTTACATCGTCGACATAGCCCTGCCGGGTTTCCGGCGAGAGCAGCGCCGAGACGACGCCAACGGCGCGGCTGGCATCGGTGACGTAGACCGCCTGACCCTTGTTGTAGCCGGGGTGGATTTTCACCGCTGTATGCACGCGGCTGGTTGTGGCACCGCCGATCAGGAGCGGGATTTCGAAGCCTTGCCGCTCCATTTCGGCCGCAACATGCACCATCTCGTCGAGCGACGGAGTGATCAGCCCGGAAAGGCCGATGACATCGACCTTCTCGGCGATGGCCGTTTCCAAGATCTTCGTTGCCGGCACCATGACGCCGAGATCGACGATTTCGTAATTGTTGCAGGCGAGCACGACGCCGACGATGTTCTTGCCGATATCGTGCACATCGCCCTTGACGGTCGCCATCAGGATCTTGCCGGCCGATTGCCGATCGTCGTCGCCGCCATTGAGGCGCTTTTCCTCTTCCATGTAGGGAAGAAGGACGGCAACGGCCTGCTTCATGACGCGGGCTGACTTAACGACCTGCGGCAGGAACATCTTGCCCGAGCCGAAGAGGTCGCCAACGACGTTCATGCCGGCCATCAGCGGCCCTTCGATGACGTGCAGCGGCCGGGCGGCCTGCCGCCGCGCCTCCTCCGTATCGGCCTCGATATATTCGGTAATGCCATTGACGAGCGCGTGTTCGAGACGCTTCTCGACGCTCCATTCGCGCCAGGAGAGATCCTGGACGCGGCCTTCCCGGGCACCCGCGCCACGGAAACGCTCGGCCACTTCGAGCAGCCGTTCGGTCGCATCGGAGCGGCGGTTCAGCACCACGTCCTCGCAGGCCTCGCGCAGCTCGGCATCGATATTGTCATAGACGGCCAGCTGGCCCGCATTGACGATACCCATGTCCATGCCCGCCTGAATGGCGTGGTAGAGGAACACGGCGTGCATCGCCTCGCGCACCGGCTCATTGCCGCGGAACGAGAAGGAGAGGTTCGAGACGCCGCCGGA from Rhizobium lentis carries:
- the metH gene encoding methionine synthase gives rise to the protein MFDNLFGPETGKRDGSEVFAALKKAASERILVLDGAMGTQIQGLGYDEDQFRGTRFIGCACHQKGNNDLLILTQPDAIEEIHYKYAKAGADILETNTFSSTRIAQADYEMEGAVYDLNKEGAEIVRRAAIRAEREDGRRRFVAGAIGPTNRTASISPDVNNPGFRAVTFDDLRDAYGEQIDGLIDGGADIILIETIFDTLNAKAAIFACEERFAAKGVRLPVMISGTITDLSGRTLSGQTPSAFWNSVRHAKPFTVGLNCALGANAMRPHLQELSGVADTFICAYPNAGLPNEFGQYDETPELMAAQIDSFAREGLVNIVGGCCGSTPEHIRAIAETVAKYKPRPIPEHRPFMSLSGLEPFELTKDIPFVNVGERTNVTGSAKFRKLITNHDYTAALDVARDQVENGAQVIDINMDEGLIDSEKAMVEFLNLIAAEPDIARVPVMIDSSKFSIIESGLKRVQGKPIVNSISLKEGEENFLAQARLLRNYGAAVVVMAFDETGQADNYDRKVEICTRAYKLLTEKIGFPPEDIIFDPNIFAVATGIEEHNNYGVDFIEATRTIRQRMPLVHISGGVSNLSFSFRGNEPVREAMHAVFLYHAIQAGMDMGIVNAGQLAVYDNIDAELREACEDVVLNRRSDATERLLEVAERFRGAGAREGRVQDLSWREWSVEKRLEHALVNGITEYIEADTEEARRQAARPLHVIEGPLMAGMNVVGDLFGSGKMFLPQVVKSARVMKQAVAVLLPYMEEEKRLNGGDDDRQSAGKILMATVKGDVHDIGKNIVGVVLACNNYEIVDLGVMVPATKILETAIAEKVDVIGLSGLITPSLDEMVHVAAEMERQGFEIPLLIGGATTSRVHTAVKIHPGYNKGQAVYVTDASRAVGVVSALLSPETRQGYVDDVRAEYAKVAAAHARSEAEKVRLPLARARDNAHKTDWSAYQPTKPQFFGTRVFEDYDLAELARYIDWTPFFQTWELRGRFPAILEDEKQGEAARALWADAQAMLKKIIDEKWFRPRAVIGFWPAGAVGDDIRLFTDESRKQELATFYTLRQQLSKRDGRANVALSDFVAPVTSGVQDYVGGFVVTAGIEEIAIAERFERSNDDYSSILVKALADRFAEAFAERMHEEVRRDYWGYARDEHLSNEELIGEAYAGIRPAPGYPAQPDHTEKATLFRLLNAEKAAGVKLTESYAMWPGSSVSGIYIGHPDSYYFGVAKVERDQVEDYAKRKGMEVSEVERWLGPVLNYVPRKADEEIEDAA
- a CDS encoding N-acetylglucosamine kinase codes for the protein MTELAIGIDGGGTSCRAAVADRDGNVLGRGKSGPANILSDLENSLLNIVEAARQALRDAGLEAEALSSIASVVGVAGANVMDYGQRIEGALPFAEGRVVTDALISLQGALGDADGIVGAFGTGSVYNARRDGRLKGIGGWGFVVGDQASGARLGRDLMERSLLAHDRVRPASPITEAVMAEYGDDPEQIVDFAHTARPKDFARYAPMVFKHAAEGDAVAVDIVRDAATAIAESLDTLLWPECPSICLLGGLAEAYEPWLSERYKPLLARPKNDALQGAVELAVKLLNGQQRGEA
- a CDS encoding ABC transporter substrate-binding protein, translated to MKNTALKSLLLASSLLTSAGLVHAADVTLTLESWRNDDLQIWQEKIIPAFEAKNPGIKIVFSPTAPTEYNASLNAKLDAGSAGDIITCRPFTSLELFNKKQLVDITSLPGMENFSPVAKAAWTTDDGKSTFCVPMASVIHGFIYNKDAFDKLGISVPKTQDEFYAALDKIKADGTYIPLAMGTKDLWEAATMGYQNIGPNYWKGEEGRQALIAGKQKLTDPEWVKPFEELAKWKPYLGDGFEAQTYSDSQNLFTLGRAAIYPAGSWEIALFNTQAQFRMGAFPPPVPKAGDQGYISDHPDIGVALNAKSTHPEEVKKFLSWVASAEFADLYANALPGFFSLNSHPVKMSDPLAQEFVSWRGPYKSTVRSTYQILSRGTPNLENETWVESANVINGTDTPQVAAEKLQKGLDSWYKPAK
- a CDS encoding carbohydrate ABC transporter permease, which encodes MSETHNAAEIVPIKRPVRWHIVIFMLPAVIIYSAVMVLPLIETLRLSLYNTVDGQPAFVGLANFKVLFGDPRWARDFWNALVNNLIFFVIHMCVQNPIGIALAALLSVPKLKGVAFYRTAIFLPTLLSFVIVGFIWKLILSPIWGVAPWMLDLIGLKFLFAPWLGKPGSALIAVSLISNWQYIGIPMMLIYAALLSIPEEVIEAAECDGVTGWAQFWKIKLPLILPAIGIISILTFVGNFNAFDLIYTVQGALAGPDMSTDILGTLLYRTFFGFQLQLGDRSMGATIATVMFLIILAGVSLYLFVIQRRMRRYQF
- a CDS encoding carbohydrate ABC transporter permease yields the protein MSKARTSPIRTGLVHLALGAYTLVALFPVFLTIVNSFKDRSSIFREPLMIPTPSTFSLVGYQTVLGQGDFATYFQNSFIVTIASILLVLLFGAMAAFALSEYRFRGNMLLGLYMAIGIMIPIRLGTVAILQGMVAAGLVNTLTALILVYTAQGIPLAIFILSEFMRTVSDDLKNAGRIDGLSEYAIFFRLVLPLVRPAMATVAVFTMIPIWNDLWFPLILAPSEATKTVTLGSQIFIGQFVTNWNAVLAALSLAILPILILYVIFSRQLIRGITSGAVK
- a CDS encoding ABC transporter ATP-binding protein — encoded protein: MSFLTLNNIQKSFGPVQVVKNFNMNIEKGEFISFLGPSGCGKTTVLRMIAGFETPTGGTLTINGKDQSTLKPNQRNIGMVFQAYALFPNMSVHDNVAFGLKVAGAPKPEIDARVKEMLGLIKLDHLADRYPYQLSGGQQQRVALARALAVKPQVLLLDEPLSALDAKIRVSLREEIRQIQQQLGITTVFVTHDQEEALSISDRIVVMNAGKADQIGSPFEIYNKPATRFVASFVGTLNLIEAKVVDPDANLIQIGDQKITLKQSVAAHKAGETISLALRPEAGSLSDTARSDTALTGQVVSAHFLGSVIRTRMNVGGNVISFDMFNSPGVTPPQAGETVTLRFMAADLLIIRD
- a CDS encoding Gfo/Idh/MocA family protein; the encoded protein is MGRSHALAYHNNPGFEIVGLVNRSTPALEPELQGYTVHRDFMTALAELKPDLCSINTYSDSHADYAVAAFEAGCHVFVEKPLATTVADAECVVAAAKIAGKKLAIGYILRHHPSWVKLIEEARKLGPPYVFRMNLNQQSSGPTWATHKSLMRTTSPIVDCGVHYVDVMCQITDARAVEVRGMGLRLSDEIAPDMYNYGHLQVLFEDGSVGWYEAGWGPMISETAFFVKDVMSPKGAVSIVMDPNAKSDNIDTHTKTSVIRLHTAETGPDGKFIRPDQDMRMTGEPGHQALCDLEQAFMLRAIREDLNLDRHMADAVASLRICLAADESVRTGQPVRL
- a CDS encoding ABC transporter ATP-binding protein; translated protein: MGSLQLKSIRKTYGTHEVLKGVDLEVKDGEFVIFVGPSGCGKSTLLRSIAGLEDVTSGAVVINGRDETLTPPAKRGIAMVFQSYALYPHLTVKDNMGLGLKQAGTSKDEIEKRVGKASGMLSLAPYLGRRPAELSGGQRQRVAIGRAIVREPELFLFDEPLSNLDAALRVQTRLEIARLHRSLKATMIYVTHDQVEAMTLADKIVVLNAGAIEQIGSPMELYNRPANVFVAGFIGSPQMNFIAAEKVGDHSAKTIGVRPEHMTLSREQGSWAAKVVHVEHLGADTIIYLESEQCGLLTARLFGEHQYEPDEVVYATPDQERVHRFDADDRAIR
- a CDS encoding GntR family transcriptional regulator, yielding MTDDLATLLSLQRLQAAGTGPLYVKLRRTLEEAVRAGTLGHGDALPPERDIAEFAAVSRVTVRKAIDELVADGLLVRRHGSGTFVAKPVSKVEQRLSQLTSFTEDMARRGMSSRSEWLHKGIHTPSPDEMMILGLAADVKVSRLSRLRIADDQPLAIENASVSGEFLPDPSIVTTSLYAELERRQVRPVRAVQRISATNMKEADAQLLGVPLGAAGLSIERISYLGSGRAVEFTRSLYRGDAYDFVAELTIGVT